A single genomic interval of Lewinellaceae bacterium harbors:
- a CDS encoding ABC transporter permease, whose amino-acid sequence MFYNHLKVAIRTIWRQKGLSFINLVGLSVGIGCFSLFLLYAINEFSFNRFHQNKDRIYQVVVWRQPVGNQTEVGSGTFLPMPLGPAMESELPGVEKAVRYKPSWKKSFVRAHGQLSQAGVTLVDTSFLSVFSFPLIEGEISSALDDPYKIVLTEKTADRLFGDRHVIGEQLQIKLEDRFETYTVGGVVKDIPSNSSLQFEILSPFSRYLMTDNGKSAKDEWNWSNGEAFVMLHANSDLAGLDGPGVAKLQDFYNRHFPEEEAFLRKEGLWTGVGAPSTYRLMPMDEMHMGKAQWLNAAEMDPEFIWMLLSIAAGVLLIACINFTTLSIGRSAGRAQEVGVRKVLGSNRNQLVRQFLAEALLMSIFSAGLGLTLAQLALPWFNTLADRSLQFSLQLYPEIGWLIIGLILLVGLLAGAYPSAVLSGFRPVAVLKSKLRLGGLNFFSKGLVTTQFVLSVGLAISTAIILQQVHYMQTQNPGFQKENVLVVKARETNAAEIYPKFRQLAMQNPDVLSISSAEMSFGQDEGYALMGWEYHDEQKETYQYIVDTNFVAALGMDVVAGSNFQPGMGQNRVIINEAFAHNFGWTADEAVGKTIDGYNDTNAPPLVQGVVRDFHFRSFREKVEPQLFLPYQPGDAHPYQFFIRLRPGDPASALTALNKNWKQIEPDLPFNYSFLDEDLNRFYQSESRLGKIIGWAGGIAIFLACLGLLGLVALAVVNRTKEIGIRKVLGASELSIVELLSKDFLRLVAVAVIIASPVSWFLMHNWLQRFAYHIIMPWWIFVSIGAFALAIAFLTISFHGVRAAVANPVDSLRNE is encoded by the coding sequence ATGTTTTACAATCATCTCAAAGTTGCAATCCGAACCATCTGGCGGCAGAAAGGCCTGAGTTTTATCAATCTGGTCGGCCTCAGCGTCGGAATAGGCTGCTTCAGTTTATTCCTTTTGTATGCGATCAATGAATTCAGTTTTAACCGGTTTCACCAAAATAAGGACCGCATATACCAGGTGGTCGTGTGGAGGCAGCCTGTAGGTAATCAGACAGAGGTTGGGTCGGGCACTTTTTTGCCCATGCCATTGGGGCCGGCGATGGAGTCCGAACTCCCGGGAGTAGAAAAAGCAGTACGTTATAAGCCTTCGTGGAAAAAAAGTTTTGTACGCGCTCATGGCCAACTGAGCCAGGCAGGAGTAACTCTGGTCGACACTTCATTTCTTTCGGTCTTCTCCTTTCCACTCATTGAGGGAGAGATCAGCTCGGCATTGGATGATCCGTATAAGATCGTTCTGACCGAAAAAACTGCGGATCGTTTATTCGGAGACCGGCATGTTATCGGAGAGCAACTTCAGATTAAATTGGAGGATCGGTTTGAAACCTATACCGTTGGCGGCGTGGTCAAAGATATTCCATCCAATTCTTCACTTCAATTTGAGATACTCAGCCCATTTTCCCGCTATCTGATGACTGATAATGGAAAGTCTGCCAAAGATGAATGGAACTGGTCCAATGGCGAAGCGTTCGTGATGCTCCATGCGAATAGTGATCTCGCTGGCCTGGATGGGCCGGGAGTAGCCAAGCTGCAAGATTTCTACAACAGGCATTTCCCGGAAGAAGAAGCATTTCTGAGAAAAGAAGGACTCTGGACAGGAGTAGGGGCTCCCTCCACGTACCGTCTGATGCCAATGGATGAGATGCATATGGGCAAAGCACAATGGCTGAATGCCGCCGAGATGGACCCTGAGTTTATCTGGATGCTGTTGTCGATTGCCGCCGGTGTTCTGCTTATTGCCTGCATTAACTTTACCACACTCTCGATTGGGCGATCCGCAGGCCGGGCGCAGGAAGTAGGGGTTCGGAAAGTACTGGGGAGCAACCGCAACCAATTGGTTCGGCAGTTTTTAGCAGAAGCACTGCTCATGAGTATTTTTTCTGCAGGCCTGGGATTGACGCTGGCTCAGTTGGCTTTACCGTGGTTCAACACCCTTGCAGACCGTAGCCTGCAGTTCTCGCTTCAGTTGTATCCGGAGATAGGCTGGTTGATCATCGGGTTGATTTTACTCGTCGGTTTACTGGCCGGGGCATATCCTTCGGCGGTTTTGTCCGGGTTCCGCCCGGTTGCCGTATTGAAAAGCAAACTTCGGTTGGGCGGATTAAATTTCTTCTCAAAAGGCCTGGTCACGACCCAGTTTGTGCTTAGTGTCGGGTTAGCCATTTCTACGGCCATTATCCTGCAACAAGTGCATTACATGCAAACCCAAAATCCGGGATTCCAGAAGGAAAATGTCCTGGTGGTCAAGGCCAGGGAGACAAATGCAGCAGAGATTTACCCCAAGTTCCGTCAACTGGCGATGCAAAACCCGGATGTACTCTCCATCTCAAGCGCTGAGATGAGCTTTGGCCAGGACGAGGGATATGCCCTCATGGGCTGGGAATACCACGATGAACAAAAAGAGACCTACCAGTATATTGTTGATACCAATTTTGTTGCGGCACTCGGAATGGATGTGGTGGCTGGTTCCAATTTTCAACCGGGCATGGGGCAGAACCGGGTGATTATCAATGAGGCATTTGCCCATAATTTCGGCTGGACGGCGGACGAAGCTGTAGGAAAAACGATTGATGGCTACAACGACACAAATGCACCCCCTCTGGTACAGGGTGTCGTACGGGACTTTCACTTTCGCTCGTTTCGGGAAAAGGTAGAGCCCCAGCTGTTTCTGCCCTACCAGCCAGGTGACGCACATCCTTACCAGTTTTTTATCCGCCTGCGACCGGGAGATCCGGCGTCTGCATTGACAGCCCTAAACAAAAACTGGAAGCAAATCGAACCCGATTTACCCTTCAACTACAGTTTTCTGGATGAAGACCTCAATCGATTCTATCAATCGGAATCGCGGTTGGGCAAGATCATCGGATGGGCTGGAGGCATAGCCATCTTCCTGGCATGTCTGGGTTTATTGGGACTGGTGGCACTGGCAGTGGTTAACCGTACGAAAGAAATTGGCATCCGCAAAGTGCTGGGTGCCAGTGAGCTAAGCATTGTTGAATTGTTGTCGAAGGACTTCCTCCGGCTGGTCGCTGTTGCGGTAATTATAGCCAGTCCGGTTAGCTGGTTTCTGATGCACAACTGGCTACAGAGGTTTGCTTACCACATTATCATGCCCTGGTGGATTTTTGTAAGCATTGGTGCCTTTGCCTTGGCTATTGCTTTTCTGACCATCAGCTTTCATGGCGTACGCGCGGCTGTCGCAAATCCGGTAGACAGCCTGAGAAATGAATGA
- a CDS encoding ABC transporter permease, which produces MHFFQLKILFRNLFRQRVFTLINLSGLALGIMCSLLIFLWVADELGYDRFHEKLDRLYVVTSKEVMEGEMFGSYDTPGLLGEELPRKFPEIEMACNMSWTQYMTVSVGERNMLRRGNYAGPDYFSMFTYPALAGSVENALKSPDNMVITENMAVVFFGSANEAIGQVIKVDNKWDMNVAAVVQDVPSNSSEQFDFLLSWELFKKFNPWMDNWHNSGPYTFVLLKENTDAGNLIGKLKAFIKQYDKDYADNDHLELGLQPYGERYLHSNFKNGYVAGGRIEYVRLFILVALFILMIACVNFMNLSTAYSLKRSKEIGVKKVMGAERMVLIRQFISEAILFSFFATILALMVVQLILPFFNQVVSKQLTLPLGHPIFWLAIGALSVLTGLLAGSYPAFMLSAFSPVSILKNELKPGLSGVLVRKGLVIFQFVLCVVFMISSLVITDQVHYIYTKNVGYEKNNLLYIRLRGDLQNQFQTFKDEALKIPGIEHVSRISQRPFSIENTTGDVDWEGKTPNTKPRFSEVAVDDDFLETMKSEMVMGRGFSAAFRDTAGFIINETALKQIGYEEPIGKPLTFWDTRGTIVGVIKDFNFSSLHQPIEPLVMRKARKRQGGYAMIRVEPQAMDQVIRDLETLVKKINPAFPFAHQFADEEYMSMYQNELLTRKLSGYFTFLGIFIACMGLFGLVLFMIEQRTREIGIRKVLGAPVSRLVGMISLDFVRLVWIALLIAMPLAYVLMERWLQDFAYRIGIPWWAFVLTGILTSFIAFATIGFHSLKAATANPIKSLRNE; this is translated from the coding sequence ATGCATTTCTTCCAGTTAAAGATCCTTTTTAGAAATTTATTCAGGCAGCGGGTTTTCACCCTGATTAACCTGTCCGGGCTTGCCCTCGGGATCATGTGCAGTCTCTTGATTTTTTTATGGGTGGCTGATGAGCTGGGCTACGATCGGTTTCATGAAAAATTGGATCGATTGTATGTGGTTACCAGCAAAGAGGTCATGGAAGGCGAAATGTTTGGGAGCTACGATACACCCGGATTACTTGGAGAGGAACTACCCCGAAAATTTCCGGAGATCGAAATGGCCTGCAATATGTCCTGGACTCAATATATGACCGTGTCGGTAGGTGAGCGGAACATGTTGAGGAGAGGAAATTATGCCGGCCCTGATTATTTCAGCATGTTCACCTACCCAGCTCTTGCAGGCTCGGTAGAAAATGCCCTGAAATCTCCAGACAATATGGTCATCACTGAAAATATGGCCGTTGTATTTTTCGGGAGTGCCAATGAGGCAATAGGGCAGGTCATTAAAGTAGATAATAAATGGGATATGAATGTCGCTGCGGTGGTGCAGGACGTCCCATCCAACAGCTCCGAACAATTTGATTTTTTATTAAGCTGGGAGTTATTTAAAAAATTCAATCCTTGGATGGATAACTGGCACAACAGCGGACCATATACGTTTGTGCTGCTGAAAGAAAATACCGATGCAGGGAATTTAATTGGAAAATTAAAGGCATTCATCAAGCAATACGATAAAGATTATGCCGACAATGACCACCTGGAACTGGGATTGCAACCTTATGGAGAAAGGTACCTGCATTCGAATTTTAAAAATGGATACGTAGCCGGAGGCCGCATCGAATATGTCCGCTTATTTATTCTGGTGGCCCTTTTTATTTTAATGATCGCCTGTGTCAATTTCATGAATTTAAGCACGGCATACTCCTTAAAAAGGAGTAAAGAAATTGGGGTTAAAAAAGTAATGGGAGCAGAGCGGATGGTCCTGATCCGGCAGTTTATTTCGGAAGCCATTCTTTTTTCTTTCTTTGCTACGATACTGGCTCTGATGGTTGTGCAATTAATTCTTCCTTTTTTTAATCAGGTCGTATCCAAGCAACTTACGCTTCCGTTGGGTCACCCGATATTTTGGTTGGCAATTGGTGCACTGAGTGTATTGACCGGACTTTTAGCCGGCAGTTATCCGGCCTTTATGCTTTCGGCATTCAGTCCCGTTTCCATTTTAAAGAATGAACTTAAACCCGGTTTGTCAGGGGTGCTGGTACGCAAGGGACTGGTCATTTTTCAGTTTGTTTTATGTGTGGTATTTATGATCTCCTCACTGGTCATCACCGATCAGGTACATTACATCTATACCAAAAATGTAGGGTATGAGAAAAATAATTTGCTCTATATCCGCCTGAGGGGTGATTTGCAAAATCAATTTCAGACGTTTAAAGATGAAGCATTAAAAATCCCGGGCATCGAACACGTAAGCCGGATTTCGCAAAGGCCATTTTCCATAGAAAATACAACCGGGGATGTCGATTGGGAAGGTAAAACGCCCAATACCAAACCACGCTTTTCAGAAGTAGCCGTCGATGATGATTTTTTAGAAACCATGAAGTCAGAGATGGTGATGGGGCGAGGTTTCAGTGCTGCTTTCCGGGACACAGCCGGATTTATTATCAATGAAACGGCATTAAAACAAATCGGGTATGAAGAACCCATTGGTAAGCCGTTGACATTTTGGGACACCAGGGGAACAATTGTCGGCGTCATTAAGGACTTTAATTTCAGTTCCCTGCATCAGCCGATCGAGCCTCTCGTCATGCGCAAGGCACGTAAAAGACAGGGTGGCTACGCAATGATCCGGGTTGAACCGCAGGCTATGGATCAGGTAATAAGAGACCTGGAAACACTGGTGAAAAAAATAAATCCTGCTTTCCCGTTTGCCCACCAGTTTGCGGATGAGGAATACATGTCCATGTACCAGAATGAATTGTTGACGCGCAAGTTGTCCGGCTATTTCACCTTTCTGGGCATTTTTATCGCTTGCATGGGATTGTTTGGATTGGTCCTTTTTATGATCGAACAGCGCACCAGGGAAATAGGTATCCGGAAAGTGCTGGGAGCGCCGGTAAGCCGCCTGGTGGGGATGATCTCGCTGGATTTTGTCAGGCTGGTATGGATAGCCCTGCTTATTGCCATGCCTTTGGCTTATGTGCTGATGGAGCGATGGTTACAGGATTTTGCTTACCGGATTGGCATCCCCTGGTGGGCATTTGTTTTAACCGGCATATTGACTTCTTTTATTGCATTTGCTACGATCGGGTTCCATAGCCTGAAAGCAGCAACGGCGAACCCGATAAAAAGCCTGCGAAATGAATAA
- a CDS encoding DinB family protein has product MKLKSIFILALGLGITGATGKAAAQKPMTLKQVLIEQLKTTHADKDWFVPANLAVAGLTAEQANWDDGQGNHSIGQLATHLIFWNERMLEQFEGKKLPAFEGDNQETFTQFNQTGWETTVQRLDEVLSKWEYAVQAANDEKINQWASTIAHIGTHNAYHIGQIIYIRKDRGWWDAENGVK; this is encoded by the coding sequence ATGAAGCTGAAATCGATATTCATTCTGGCCCTGGGATTAGGTATCACAGGCGCAACTGGAAAAGCTGCAGCCCAGAAACCCATGACCCTTAAACAGGTGCTTATAGAACAATTAAAGACAACCCATGCTGACAAAGACTGGTTTGTGCCGGCAAATCTGGCAGTGGCAGGATTAACGGCTGAACAGGCCAACTGGGATGACGGTCAGGGGAATCATTCCATTGGCCAGCTTGCCACCCACCTCATTTTCTGGAATGAACGAATGCTCGAGCAATTTGAGGGTAAAAAATTGCCGGCATTCGAAGGAGACAACCAGGAGACATTTACCCAATTTAATCAGACCGGATGGGAAACGACAGTCCAGAGGCTGGATGAGGTGTTGAGCAAATGGGAATATGCCGTACAAGCTGCAAATGACGAAAAAATTAATCAGTGGGCTTCAACCATCGCCCATATCGGAACGCACAACGCGTATCACATCGGACAGATTATTTACATCCGCAAAGACCGCGGATGGTGGGATGCGGAAAATGGAGTTAAATAA
- a CDS encoding ABC transporter permease: MLRNHLKIALRSLRKDVSTSTINIVGLSVGMCVSLLIGLWVWDEISYDKFNEHHEQLYQIMLNDHMGDGSINTFSAVPLPLIDVLRSSVPEVKYAAVQDWGWEHGLMVGDHRFSRHGLQVSDDFLRMFTFPLIKGEIGTALKETYSIVLTQRMAEALFGDEDPMGKMVRIDNREDLMVTGVLQDPPQNSSFDFEFLVPFSYYEFSAPWVKDSRDNWQNFAFQGYVELQPGITADQVIPKIRNLVKEHLSGDEVNAEVTLHGMDKWRLYSEFENGVAVGGFIKYVRLFALIGALVLFIACINFMNLSTARTERRAREVGVRKVIGSNRSQLISQFLTESVLMAVLAFVICILLAEVFMPGFNHLTGKHLSIPYSSMSFWILATCLVAITGLLAGSYPSLILSAFSPRTIIKGLGYSGERYRGSLARKFLVITQFALSIALIIGTMAVFLQVRYSMARPSGYNPNLLVMVNTTPDLSRNYTVLKTELISSGEVQAITRSGSPITAVFQHFADIDWPGKQAGDRAVFANVDIGDDYFETTGIRIQEGRAYRHGSIADTASIIFNASAIKRMGLLNPVGQTVRVFGAPRTIVGVVDDVVMTSPFEPVEPTMYRMNYDWGDAIMFRLDPKVNVHEALGTIERIFQKHNPAYPFAYQFADEQYARKFGEEELTGKLVGIFGMLAIFISCLGLFGLAMYMAERRNKEVGIRKVLGASISSIWMSLSREFFVLVFIACAIAIPVTAVVLKKWLSGYVYHTNLPWWVFVLAGGFAGLLTLITVGYQGIRAALANPVKSLHNE, translated from the coding sequence ATGCTCAGGAATCATTTAAAAATTGCTCTGCGCTCGTTGCGGAAGGATGTATCCACCAGCACGATCAATATTGTTGGACTAAGTGTCGGTATGTGTGTTTCATTGCTCATTGGATTGTGGGTATGGGATGAAATTTCCTACGACAAGTTTAATGAGCATCACGAACAACTTTATCAGATCATGCTCAATGATCACATGGGTGACGGAAGCATCAATACCTTTTCAGCAGTTCCGCTACCATTGATCGATGTACTGCGCTCTTCTGTTCCGGAAGTGAAATATGCAGCAGTACAGGACTGGGGTTGGGAACATGGGTTAATGGTCGGCGATCACCGGTTTTCCAGGCATGGTTTGCAGGTAAGTGATGATTTTCTCAGGATGTTCACTTTCCCGTTGATAAAGGGCGAAATTGGTACAGCTCTGAAAGAAACGTATTCCATCGTACTGACCCAGCGGATGGCAGAAGCATTATTCGGCGATGAAGATCCGATGGGCAAAATGGTACGGATAGATAACCGGGAGGACCTTATGGTGACTGGTGTCCTGCAGGATCCACCGCAAAATTCAAGCTTTGACTTTGAGTTTCTGGTACCGTTCAGCTATTACGAATTTTCCGCACCATGGGTTAAAGACTCACGGGACAATTGGCAAAATTTTGCTTTTCAGGGTTATGTGGAATTACAACCCGGAATTACTGCCGATCAGGTGATACCCAAGATCCGGAATCTTGTTAAAGAACATTTGTCGGGGGATGAGGTAAATGCAGAGGTGACACTCCATGGCATGGATAAATGGCGCCTTTACAGTGAATTTGAGAACGGAGTTGCGGTAGGCGGATTTATCAAATACGTTCGCCTGTTTGCATTGATCGGAGCATTGGTTCTCTTTATTGCCTGCATCAATTTTATGAACCTATCGACGGCGCGGACCGAGCGTCGTGCACGCGAAGTAGGTGTTCGTAAAGTGATCGGATCCAACCGCAGCCAACTGATCTCCCAGTTCCTGACGGAATCGGTCCTGATGGCCGTACTGGCATTTGTTATCTGCATCCTCCTGGCTGAGGTGTTTATGCCAGGCTTTAATCATTTGACCGGAAAGCATTTGTCGATACCTTATTCGTCGATGTCATTCTGGATCCTTGCCACCTGTCTGGTGGCGATCACCGGACTATTAGCCGGCAGTTATCCTTCGCTGATCTTGTCAGCTTTTTCACCACGGACGATCATTAAAGGACTGGGATATTCCGGAGAACGTTACCGGGGATCGCTGGCGCGAAAATTTCTGGTGATCACTCAGTTCGCATTGTCTATAGCCTTGATCATCGGCACCATGGCGGTGTTTTTACAGGTGCGATACTCTATGGCCAGGCCTTCGGGTTACAACCCTAATCTGCTGGTCATGGTCAATACGACCCCGGACCTTTCCCGGAATTATACGGTATTAAAAACTGAATTGATCTCCTCGGGGGAGGTACAGGCTATCACCAGGTCTGGTAGTCCGATCACAGCGGTTTTCCAGCATTTTGCTGACATAGACTGGCCAGGGAAGCAGGCAGGTGACCGGGCGGTATTCGCCAATGTAGATATCGGTGACGATTATTTTGAAACGACCGGAATCAGGATACAGGAAGGACGTGCTTACCGCCACGGCAGCATTGCGGATACAGCATCCATCATCTTTAATGCTTCGGCGATCAAACGGATGGGACTACTGAACCCTGTAGGTCAGACGGTCCGGGTTTTCGGAGCGCCACGGACCATCGTTGGAGTTGTCGATGATGTCGTTATGACATCACCCTTTGAGCCGGTAGAACCCACCATGTACCGCATGAATTACGACTGGGGCGACGCCATTATGTTTCGTCTTGATCCGAAAGTGAATGTGCATGAGGCACTGGGTACCATTGAACGTATCTTTCAAAAGCATAATCCGGCTTATCCATTTGCTTACCAATTTGCAGATGAGCAATACGCCCGGAAATTTGGGGAGGAGGAACTGACGGGTAAACTGGTTGGGATCTTTGGTATGCTGGCCATTTTCATATCCTGCTTGGGTTTATTTGGCCTGGCCATGTATATGGCTGAACGCAGAAACAAGGAGGTGGGTATCCGGAAGGTTTTGGGCGCGTCGATCAGCAGCATATGGATGAGCTTATCCCGGGAATTTTTTGTGTTGGTTTTCATCGCCTGCGCCATCGCCATACCCGTAACTGCCGTGGTGTTGAAAAAATGGTTGAGTGGTTACGTTTATCATACCAATTTACCCTGGTGGGTGTTTGTGCTGGCAGGTGGGTTTGCAGGACTCCTTACCCTGATTACCGTGGGCTACCAGGGAATAAGGGCTGCTTTAGCCAATCCGGTAAAATCACTGCACAATGAATAA
- a CDS encoding ABC transporter permease, which produces MLTNYLKIAFRNLFKHRFFSLLNITGLALGMASCLTAILILKDQLGYDRFQPNRDRVYRIICQNKEGMKLASVAYPLGDAIAENYSQVENTVRLVRSIYAADATTADNKTLQVSGYFTEPSFFQIFGFELEAGNPANALSQPNTIVLSHEFAERMFEGRDPVGQTLELGGKGTYQVTGVVAPPPGKSHLRFDVLASAATLASLDQALPTSEAGEKILDNWANRYMSYVYVLVKPATTEKDLKLALDQIAVTRSQTDLEDRNVVFYPQRLAHITPAPEQLANDTTDGAPWFFMYGIGFFVLLLTLFPALNYANLTTARALSRVKEIGIRKTVGAKKADVRKLILTESVLTALIALAIASQLSIPLNHFVVRYFPVSIDAAGLQIDGFDWAIFIVFGLLVGLIAGWLPANRMAKMESLSALKHSTRILGRSPFRWKSVMLAGQFALSLIFLVFVTTIWMQMKYMLITDYGFQRENLVTVSLQGNDPAILKNEFRQDPHVVGITQSSLFLASSNLQGMPVKLEPGGEYQEVHSTLVDADFNNVMGLKLVAGQDFPSNYTGGDQTFLIFNQTAVTAFHWGTPAEAVGKTVWLDDTTTAVVRGIVEDFHYRNLESGIDPFALQLKDTKFGTLYLRMAPGDPVIAMQALQSIWKKVDRVHTFDGTYMEENIRRAYQSVTFVGGLMSFFTLLALVLACMGLLGMVTFSVNNKIREIGIRKVLGASITQLTIQLSRQFMVLLGLALIIALPLSYMLVSKFLNVFVYHISIGFLILGGSAFMMIILGIATIGVQTIRAARANPVDTLTQE; this is translated from the coding sequence ATGTTGACCAATTATCTGAAAATAGCATTCAGGAATCTGTTCAAACACCGGTTTTTTTCATTGCTGAACATTACCGGATTAGCCCTGGGCATGGCGTCTTGTCTGACGGCTATCCTTATCCTGAAAGATCAATTGGGTTACGATCGTTTCCAGCCAAACCGGGACCGGGTGTACCGCATCATCTGTCAGAATAAGGAAGGGATGAAACTGGCCTCAGTGGCCTACCCGCTTGGCGATGCCATTGCAGAGAATTACAGTCAGGTTGAGAACACCGTTCGGCTGGTAAGGAGCATTTATGCTGCCGATGCTACCACAGCGGATAATAAAACATTACAGGTCAGTGGGTACTTCACCGAGCCCTCCTTCTTCCAAATTTTTGGCTTTGAACTGGAGGCCGGCAATCCGGCAAACGCACTTTCACAACCCAATACCATCGTTTTATCACACGAATTTGCTGAGCGCATGTTTGAAGGTAGAGATCCGGTGGGCCAAACCCTGGAGCTGGGTGGGAAAGGTACTTATCAGGTCACCGGTGTCGTTGCACCACCGCCAGGAAAAAGTCATTTGCGGTTTGATGTCCTGGCATCTGCGGCTACATTGGCCTCGCTGGACCAGGCTTTACCAACGTCTGAAGCCGGAGAAAAGATCCTGGACAACTGGGCTAACCGTTACATGAGTTATGTCTATGTATTGGTCAAGCCGGCAACCACGGAGAAGGATCTGAAGCTGGCCTTGGATCAGATAGCCGTGACCCGTTCTCAGACGGATTTGGAAGATAGGAATGTGGTCTTTTATCCACAGCGTCTGGCTCATATTACGCCTGCGCCGGAACAATTGGCCAATGATACAACGGATGGAGCTCCCTGGTTTTTTATGTATGGCATTGGATTTTTTGTACTCCTGCTGACGTTGTTTCCGGCTTTGAATTATGCCAATTTAACGACGGCCAGGGCACTGTCCAGGGTGAAAGAGATCGGGATTCGTAAGACGGTGGGTGCGAAGAAAGCGGACGTGCGTAAATTGATACTAACAGAATCGGTCCTAACGGCTTTAATAGCGCTGGCTATTGCTTCTCAGTTGAGTATACCCCTGAATCATTTTGTGGTCAGGTATTTTCCGGTTTCCATTGACGCTGCAGGTTTACAAATTGATGGATTTGATTGGGCAATATTTATTGTGTTTGGCCTCCTGGTAGGCCTGATCGCAGGCTGGCTCCCTGCCAATCGTATGGCAAAAATGGAATCCCTGTCGGCCTTAAAACATAGCACGCGTATTTTAGGAAGGTCACCATTCCGGTGGAAATCGGTGATGCTGGCGGGACAATTTGCACTTTCGCTGATATTCCTGGTTTTTGTGACGACCATCTGGATGCAGATGAAGTACATGTTGATAACGGATTATGGCTTCCAGAGGGAAAATCTGGTTACGGTATCCCTACAAGGTAACGATCCGGCGATTCTCAAGAATGAATTCAGGCAGGATCCGCATGTCGTGGGCATCACACAAAGTTCCTTGTTTCTGGCGAGCAGTAATTTGCAGGGCATGCCGGTAAAGCTCGAACCAGGTGGCGAATATCAGGAAGTACATAGTACGTTGGTGGATGCCGATTTTAACAATGTCATGGGGCTCAAACTGGTAGCTGGTCAGGATTTTCCGTCGAATTATACAGGAGGAGATCAAACGTTTCTCATCTTCAACCAGACAGCCGTGACTGCCTTTCATTGGGGCACACCTGCAGAGGCGGTTGGCAAGACGGTGTGGCTGGACGATACGACAACGGCGGTGGTCCGGGGTATCGTAGAAGATTTCCATTACCGGAATCTGGAAAGCGGGATCGATCCGTTTGCTCTACAACTGAAGGATACCAAATTTGGCACCTTATATCTGCGCATGGCGCCGGGTGATCCGGTGATCGCCATGCAGGCTTTGCAAAGCATCTGGAAGAAGGTAGATCGCGTACATACCTTTGACGGGACTTATATGGAAGAAAACATCCGGCGGGCGTATCAAAGCGTAACTTTTGTTGGCGGCTTGATGAGTTTCTTCACCCTGCTTGCCCTGGTCCTGGCATGCATGGGATTATTGGGAATGGTAACCTTTAGTGTGAACAATAAGATCAGGGAAATTGGCATCCGCAAGGTACTAGGGGCATCCATCACGCAATTGACCATTCAATTGTCACGACAATTTATGGTCTTGTTAGGTCTTGCCCTGATCATTGCCTTACCCCTGAGTTATATGTTGGTAAGTAAATTTCTGAATGTGTTTGTTTACCACATTTCCATCGGCTTCCTGATTTTGGGAGGTAGTGCTTTTATGATGATTATACTGGGAATAGCAACCATTGGCGTTCAGACCATCAGAGCGGCCAGGGCTAATCCGGTAGATACGTTAACGCAGGAATGA